One window of the Oncorhynchus gorbuscha isolate QuinsamMale2020 ecotype Even-year linkage group LG17, OgorEven_v1.0, whole genome shotgun sequence genome contains the following:
- the LOC124002110 gene encoding gap junction alpha-2 protein-like, translated as MGDWNLLGSILEEVHVHSTIVGKIWLTILLIFRMLVLGVAAEDVWNDEQSEFICNTDQPGCKTVCYDQAFPISLIRFWVLQVIFVSSPSLVYMGHALYRLRALEKERHRRKVQLKAELGEMEALVEEHKLIEKELKRLEEQRKVKKAPLRGSLLRTYVIHILTRSVVEVGFIMGQYILYGIGLEPLYKCERMPCPNSVDCYVSRPTEKTVFMVFMIVIAGVSLFLNLMEISHLGIRKIKQTLKGDKYPADNDNLIYKLKKNATIQHLCVMRNLSPHNGPLTQTIFKVIPEKDLDPMDPPPHYIPNHEVPRHNSMAPGHYLANCTGLQPHQQYQQQQQQLQQCEPSQGMIQTLHLQGAPEKQTNVMVDQLPRANRGAVLNGDSGPRNLQGQSIHEDPNLHPQDHYQPSHMEVVSMATHRPSIMTTHRPSLALRDTDLEEERRDSMGSDFIFPNPGRKQSFKCRMPSESMSTISDYSSNSPRSSDSELGDMVDMPMMPPPGRRMSMSVFLDISSIMKK; from the exons ATGGGGGACTGGAACCTGCTGGGCAGCATCTTGGAGGAAGTACATGTCCACTCCACCATCGTAGGGAAGATCTGGCTCACCATCCTCCTCATCTTCCGCATGCTGGTGCTGGGAGTGGCGGCCGAGGACGTGTGGAACGATGAGCAGAGCGAATTCATCTGCAACACGGACCAGCCGGGCTGCAAGACCGTCTGTTACGACCAGGCCTTCCCCATCTCCCTCATCCGCTTTTGGGTCCTGCAGGTCATCTTCGTGTCCTCACCTTCCCTCGTCTACATGGGCCACGCGCTCTACCGCCTGCGCGCCCTGGAGAAGGAGAGGCACCGGCGGAAGGTCCAGCTGAAGGCAGAGCTGGGGGAGATGGAGGCGCTGGTGGAGGAGCACAAGCTCATTGAGAAGGAGTTGAAGAGGCTGGAGGAGCAGAGGAAGGTGAAGAAGGCTCCACTGAGAGGGTCCCTGCTGCGGACGTACGTCATCCATATCCTAACACGCTCCGTGGTGGAGGTGGGCTTCATCATGGGCCAGTATATCCTGTATGGCATCGGACTGGAGCCTTTGTATAAATGCGAGAGAATGCCTTGCCCCAACAGTGTGGACTGTTACGTGTCCAGACCCACGGAGAAAACAGTGTTCATGGTGTTCATGATCGTCATTGCCGGGGTGTCTCTCTTCCTGAACCTAATGGAGATTTCCCACCTGGGCATCAGGAAAATCAAACAGACTCTGAAGGGAGACAAGTACCCAGCAGACAATGACAATTTGATTTACAAGCTGAAGAAGAATGCGACGATACAGCATCTGTGTGTGATGAGGAACCTGTCTCCTCACAACGGGCCGCTGACTCAGACCATCTTCAAAGTAATTCCTGAGAAGGACCTGGACCCAATGGACCCACCTCCCCACTACATACCTAACCATGAGGTGCCCAGGCACAACAGCATGGCTCCAGGCCATTATCTTGCCAACTGCACTGGCCTCCAGCCTCATCAGCaataccagcagcagcagcagcagcttcaACAATGTGAGCCCAGCCAGGGGATGATCCAGACCCTGCACCTCCAGGGAGCCCCAGAGAAACAAACCAACGTCATGGTGGACCAGCTCCCTCGAGCCAATAGAGGAGCTGTCTTGAATGGGGATAGTGGGCCCAGGAACCTGCAGGGCCAGTCGATCCATGAGGACCCCAACTTACACCCCCAAGACCACTACCAGCCCAGCCACATGGAAGTAGTGTCTATGGCAACGCACAGACCCAGCATCATGACAACACACAGACCCAGCTTGGCTCTGAGGGACAcagacctggaggaggagaggagggactcCATGGGCAGCGACTTCATCTTCCCCAACCCAGGAAGGAAGCAAAGCTTCAAATGTCGTATGCCCTCTGAGAGCATGTCAACCATCAGTGATTACAGTAGCAACTCTCCACGGAGCTCAGATTCCGAGCTTGGCGACATGGTGGACATGCCAATGATGCCACCCCCTGGAAGGAGAATGTCAATG agTGTATTCTTGGACATCTCCTCTATCATGAAAAAGTGA